In the genome of Taurinivorans muris, one region contains:
- a CDS encoding DUF6402 family protein — MFYTVIWTLQGDFIFCVLHARKRLRNILKIQFFQKVRNTPFLLIKVKIFLSIVFTVRNKLLCEHNEIITRHTRRKEDDIFFCLPLIADAMGNKANEKDRIGWHYLRDMFYKWLAGEANDVPQNNPNPFWVDIDWVLRYFPKEFLTITFPLNATTARAIDSLNTILAREGYFEEKNKKFDFINSPWQEWEKLYYQRFDVEERHLVEIGIIAALATFTFRFLPKGKIEYLGENQYKVTLEQVAIFVHDLFNFEGDAVFGFDTLGYWSCEEKDVSPIPGFTNKSYIKICNAKFRDFREYNKIGNDFLVLSKPKLIDNFVEYMYNYNYEQHNISYP, encoded by the coding sequence GTGTTTTATACTGTTATTTGGACATTACAGGGGGATTTTATTTTCTGTGTCCTCCATGCCCGGAAACGGCTCAGGAATATATTAAAAATCCAATTCTTTCAAAAGGTGCGTAACACACCTTTTTTATTGATTAAAGTCAAAATTTTTTTATCAATAGTGTTTACAGTAAGAAATAAACTTCTTTGTGAGCATAACGAAATAATAACACGGCATACAAGAAGAAAAGAAGATGATATTTTCTTCTGCCTGCCGCTGATTGCCGACGCAATGGGCAATAAAGCCAATGAAAAAGACAGAATAGGCTGGCATTATCTGCGGGATATGTTTTATAAATGGCTTGCAGGTGAAGCAAATGATGTGCCGCAAAACAATCCCAATCCCTTTTGGGTGGATATTGATTGGGTGCTAAGATATTTTCCAAAAGAATTTTTAACTATTACTTTTCCTCTCAATGCAACAACCGCAAGAGCAATTGATTCATTAAATACTATTCTTGCCCGTGAGGGGTATTTTGAAGAAAAGAATAAAAAATTTGATTTTATCAATAGCCCGTGGCAGGAATGGGAAAAGCTTTATTATCAGCGTTTTGATGTGGAAGAGCGTCACTTGGTTGAAATAGGAATAATTGCAGCCTTAGCAACATTTACGTTTCGCTTTTTGCCAAAAGGAAAAATTGAATATTTAGGTGAAAATCAATATAAAGTTACTCTTGAACAAGTGGCTATTTTTGTTCATGACTTATTTAACTTTGAAGGAGATGCAGTTTTTGGGTTTGATACATTAGGTTATTGGAGCTGTGAGGAAAAAGATGTGAGTCCTATTCCCGGCTTTACAAATAAAAGTTATATAAAAATATGTAATGCAAAGTTTAGGGATTTTAGAGAATACAATAAAATTGGCAATGACTTTTTAGTGTTGTCAAAGCCTAAATTAATTGACAATTTTGTTGAATATATGTATAATTATAACTATGAACAACATAATATTTCATATCCGTAA